The following are encoded together in the Luteitalea sp. genome:
- a CDS encoding protein TolR yields MSMDLGGAKGGVKADINVTPLVDVMLVLLIIVMLIAPMVQAGANVTLPQASNIEQKPDTQEQTTVLITASGEFYVDGQPVAEAQVLSRIMESLESKPEHIVYLKADRTTRYAAVMEMMDRLREAEIEEVGLITEQDPDAVREEQGPAEGGE; encoded by the coding sequence ATGTCAATGGACCTCGGTGGCGCTAAGGGTGGCGTTAAGGCAGACATCAACGTGACGCCGCTCGTCGACGTGATGCTCGTGTTGTTGATCATCGTCATGCTCATTGCGCCGATGGTCCAGGCGGGCGCGAATGTGACGTTGCCGCAGGCAAGCAACATCGAGCAGAAGCCGGACACCCAAGAACAAACGACTGTGCTCATCACGGCCAGTGGAGAGTTCTATGTGGACGGCCAGCCGGTCGCCGAGGCGCAGGTCCTCAGCCGCATCATGGAGTCGCTCGAGTCGAAGCCGGAGCACATCGTTTACCTGAAGGCAGACCGGACGACACGATATGCAGCCGTGATGGAGATGATGGATCGTCTTCGTGAGGCGGAGATCGAGGAGGTCGGCCTCATCACGGAGCAGGATCCAGACGCGGTGCGCGAGGAGCAGGGGCCGGCGGAGGGAGGTGAGTAA
- a CDS encoding flagellar motor protein MotA: protein MGVPAKLVAVVLFIMSFWSIGIAVERWWTFRQAKGQSKIYAPQVAKHLKEGHLKDAISVSQSKNYRYSHLAKVVLAGLQEYQFQQESGSSLSREDLLDTVHRAIQRATALTSNDLKRGVPSLATIGSTAPFVGLLGTVIGVINAFQAIGETASAGLGSVSVGISEALVETALGLFVAIPAVWFYNYLTGRVEYFNVEMDNSSSELVDYFIKKTA from the coding sequence ATGGGCGTTCCGGCGAAGTTGGTCGCGGTCGTCCTCTTCATCATGTCTTTCTGGTCGATTGGCATTGCGGTCGAACGGTGGTGGACCTTCCGCCAGGCGAAGGGCCAATCGAAGATCTACGCGCCACAGGTTGCGAAGCACCTCAAGGAAGGGCACCTGAAGGACGCGATTTCGGTGTCACAGTCGAAGAACTATCGGTACAGTCACTTGGCGAAAGTCGTGCTCGCCGGATTGCAGGAGTACCAGTTCCAGCAGGAGAGCGGCTCCAGCCTGAGCCGTGAGGACCTGCTCGACACGGTGCACCGCGCCATCCAGCGCGCCACGGCATTGACGTCGAACGACCTGAAGCGCGGCGTGCCATCGCTCGCCACGATCGGCTCGACGGCGCCGTTCGTCGGCCTCCTCGGCACCGTCATCGGCGTTATCAACGCGTTCCAAGCGATCGGTGAGACCGCTTCCGCCGGTCTCGGCTCGGTGTCGGTTGGTATTTCGGAAGCGCTCGTCGAGACAGCGCTCGGGCTGTTCGTCGCCATCCCCGCAGTGTGGTTCTACAACTACCTCACTGGCCGGGTCGAGTACTTCAACGTCGAGATGGACAACTCTTCATCGGAGCTCGTTGATTACTTCATCAAGAAGACGGCGTAG
- a CDS encoding TonB family protein — MPREMFGDVVDPSVKVGSKKWYTVPVSILLHVVIVGAVIVIPLMATGNLPAPPAMMAFAAAPPPPPPPPPPPPPPEAAPPPTVKPVEMNPAAAPIEAPKEILPEAPPPPSSVVGATGGVAGGIPGGTSGGVVGGIPPPPPPVQKPVRVGGAIKQPSRVKNVDPVYPQIAQSARVQGIVIIEATIGTDGKVANARVLKSIPLLDQSALDAVKQWQYTPTMLNNVPVPVIMTVTVNFTLQ; from the coding sequence TGGTCGATCCCTCGGTAAAGGTGGGGTCGAAGAAGTGGTATACGGTCCCGGTTTCGATTCTGCTGCATGTCGTTATCGTTGGAGCGGTGATCGTCATTCCGCTCATGGCGACCGGGAATCTGCCGGCACCGCCTGCAATGATGGCGTTTGCAGCGGCGCCGCCGCCGCCACCACCGCCACCGCCACCACCACCACCACCTGAGGCGGCGCCACCTCCAACGGTCAAACCCGTTGAAATGAATCCTGCCGCGGCGCCCATTGAAGCGCCGAAAGAGATCCTGCCGGAGGCGCCACCGCCGCCATCGAGTGTCGTCGGTGCGACAGGTGGCGTCGCGGGTGGTATCCCTGGCGGCACGTCAGGTGGCGTGGTGGGAGGCATTCCGCCACCGCCTCCGCCCGTGCAGAAGCCGGTGCGGGTGGGCGGCGCCATCAAGCAGCCGAGCCGCGTCAAGAACGTCGATCCTGTTTACCCGCAGATCGCGCAGTCGGCACGGGTGCAGGGCATTGTCATCATCGAGGCCACGATCGGTACCGACGGCAAGGTGGCCAACGCGCGTGTGCTCAAGTCCATCCCCTTGCTCGACCAGTCGGCGCTCGACGCGGTCAAGCAGTGGCAGTACACGCCGACGATGCTCAACAACGTGCCTGTGCCGGTCATCATGACGGTCACGGTGAATTTCACGCTGCAGTAA